In Natronomonas halophila, one DNA window encodes the following:
- a CDS encoding transcription factor S: MQFCEECGSMMHAEDDEMVCSSCGAREPKDTAKAEEFVSTEAQSEDDVIESSEDADFEGKPTADDVTCDECGHGEAWYTIKQTGSADEPPTRFFKCKECGNRWRGYS; this comes from the coding sequence ATGCAGTTTTGCGAGGAATGTGGCTCTATGATGCACGCCGAGGACGACGAGATGGTCTGTTCGTCCTGCGGCGCCCGTGAGCCGAAGGACACGGCGAAAGCCGAGGAGTTCGTCTCGACGGAAGCCCAGTCGGAAGACGACGTCATCGAATCCTCCGAGGATGCCGACTTCGAGGGGAAGCCAACCGCCGACGACGTCACCTGTGACGAATGCGGCCACGGCGAAGCGTGGTACACCATCAAACAGACCGGCTCCGCCGACGAACCGCCGACGCGCTTTTTCAAGTGTAAGGAGTGCGGAAACCGGTGGCGCGGATACAGCTAA
- a CDS encoding zinc ribbon domain-containing protein: MVTESADGSELAVTLPTPLDEWLDERAAALDVDREEVLVQLLSAYRAAADLNDESVSGVVDDGELDERLLEEIDRRVQEAESSDDVDELEARVAALETELEEDIEDIRSRVLQVRDAVKERAPKDHSHAELRRLSERVDGLTETLEDVGTDVTGTTNAVDDIDDRLSDVESKLDRLARVVVALRKRSDARTSERKEELDHIKRQANKHGVTDARCAACGEAVRISLLTEPACPHCGTEARDIEPPGSLLGRTLDIGTAKLTGVETPALETDDE; this comes from the coding sequence ATGGTTACGGAGTCGGCCGATGGGTCCGAGTTGGCCGTGACGCTGCCCACGCCGCTCGACGAATGGCTCGATGAGCGGGCGGCCGCCCTCGATGTCGACCGCGAGGAAGTCCTCGTACAACTGCTGAGCGCCTATCGAGCGGCGGCGGACCTGAACGACGAGAGCGTCTCGGGGGTCGTCGATGACGGTGAACTGGACGAACGCCTTCTCGAAGAAATCGACCGCCGCGTGCAGGAAGCCGAATCGAGCGACGACGTCGACGAACTGGAGGCTCGCGTCGCGGCGCTGGAGACCGAACTGGAAGAGGACATCGAGGACATCCGCAGCCGGGTTCTGCAGGTCCGTGATGCCGTCAAGGAACGGGCGCCGAAGGACCACTCCCATGCGGAACTGCGGCGTCTCTCCGAGCGCGTCGACGGCCTCACGGAAACCCTCGAAGACGTCGGGACCGACGTCACGGGGACTACCAACGCCGTCGACGACATCGACGACCGGCTTTCCGACGTCGAATCAAAGCTCGACCGACTGGCACGGGTCGTCGTCGCACTCCGCAAACGGAGCGACGCGCGCACATCCGAACGGAAAGAGGAACTCGACCACATCAAACGGCAGGCGAACAAGCATGGGGTCACCGACGCTCGGTGTGCCGCCTGTGGCGAGGCCGTCCGTATCAGCCTGCTCACCGAACCCGCCTGTCCACATTGCGGGACCGAGGCCCGCGATATCGAACCGCCGGGGTCGCTGCTCGGCCGGACCCTCGATATCGGCACGGCGAAACTGACCGGCGTCGAAACGCCGGCCCTGGAGACCGACGATGAGTGA
- a CDS encoding RAD55 family ATPase, whose product MDRTPFGIQRLDTTIGGGAPPGSVVLLSGEAGAGAREFMYTSAVMNALAKTDPDLFDLYYGGISPEAAPPDEVHYVSFTAEERQVRREMVRAMDEEIIDSAIENVEFHDLSPEFFRLSPVPREWYSARTANISELGETQDRKGVPEALGEQLSEHAPGNLVVIDSLADLISSAASDLPWGDIPVLLKGLSRAAYEWGGLILAHVTQETLNEVRHGQLVDSADGTLMFEWESGGSSRARTMVVKQFRGVLSRIEDENIVRFETEIGDAGFDISDVRKIR is encoded by the coding sequence ATGGATCGAACCCCGTTCGGTATCCAGCGTCTGGATACGACTATCGGCGGCGGCGCCCCGCCCGGTAGTGTCGTGCTTCTGTCCGGTGAAGCAGGCGCTGGTGCCCGGGAATTCATGTACACCAGTGCAGTCATGAACGCGCTCGCGAAGACGGACCCGGACCTCTTCGACCTCTATTACGGCGGTATCAGTCCCGAAGCCGCGCCCCCCGACGAGGTACACTACGTCTCCTTTACCGCCGAGGAACGGCAGGTACGCCGGGAGATGGTGCGGGCGATGGACGAGGAAATCATCGATTCGGCCATCGAGAACGTCGAGTTCCACGACCTCTCGCCGGAGTTCTTCCGGCTGAGCCCGGTCCCTCGCGAGTGGTACTCCGCGCGGACGGCCAACATCTCGGAACTCGGCGAGACCCAGGACCGGAAGGGCGTTCCCGAGGCCCTCGGCGAACAGCTATCGGAACACGCGCCCGGCAACCTCGTCGTCATCGACTCGCTGGCCGACCTCATCAGTTCGGCCGCCAGCGACCTCCCGTGGGGCGATATCCCCGTCCTCCTGAAGGGTCTCTCGCGGGCCGCCTACGAGTGGGGCGGACTCATTCTCGCACACGTCACTCAGGAGACCCTCAACGAGGTTCGCCACGGCCAACTGGTCGACTCCGCGGACGGCACGCTCATGTTCGAGTGGGAAAGCGGCGGTTCCTCCCGGGCCCGAACGATGGTCGTCAAGCAGTTCCGTGGCGTCCTCTCGCGAATCGAAGACGAGAACATCGTCCGGTTCGAGACGGAGATCGGCGACGCCGGCTTCGATATCAGCGACGTCCGGAAGATTCGGTAG
- a CDS encoding beta-ribofuranosylaminobenzene 5'-phosphate synthase family protein, with the protein MCARVEAGARLHFGFQNLSLAHERLYGGVGATLDEPRVVLEADPAESVVCADGLVAEYAERACELLEVTGAHVRVEETLPRHVGLGSGTQLALATLAVVAAAHDREPNVRERAPQLGRGGRSGVGVATFEAGGFVVDAGHPTERFTTAPPERGEWAVPAVVARHDLPDSWRFVLVLPDAEPGRSGESEDESMRAVVENADPSVADDVATLLVRRLLPAVAEGRLEAFGDSVGALGRLNGAWYADEQGGVYRPPAGRLIDALADRPSVRGVGQSSWGPAVYGVTDASLADTARSVAEEALTEAGVDGNVRVVAPRNEGARITRQNS; encoded by the coding sequence ATGTGCGCCCGCGTCGAGGCCGGCGCTCGCCTCCATTTCGGGTTCCAGAACCTCTCGCTCGCCCACGAACGCCTCTACGGCGGCGTCGGGGCGACGCTCGACGAGCCACGCGTGGTGCTGGAGGCCGACCCCGCCGAGTCGGTGGTCTGTGCGGACGGCCTCGTCGCGGAATACGCCGAACGGGCCTGTGAGTTGCTGGAGGTCACCGGCGCTCACGTTCGCGTCGAGGAGACGCTGCCGCGACACGTCGGCCTCGGCAGCGGCACCCAACTCGCCTTGGCGACGCTCGCGGTCGTCGCCGCCGCCCACGACAGGGAACCGAACGTCCGCGAACGAGCGCCGCAGTTGGGCCGCGGCGGCCGAAGCGGCGTCGGCGTTGCGACCTTCGAGGCCGGCGGGTTCGTCGTCGATGCCGGCCATCCGACCGAGCGCTTTACGACGGCCCCACCGGAGCGCGGCGAGTGGGCGGTTCCGGCCGTCGTCGCCCGCCACGACCTGCCCGATTCGTGGCGGTTCGTCCTCGTGTTGCCCGACGCGGAACCGGGCCGCAGCGGCGAAAGCGAAGACGAGAGTATGCGCGCCGTCGTCGAGAACGCCGACCCCTCCGTGGCCGACGACGTGGCGACGCTTTTGGTGCGCCGCCTGCTGCCGGCCGTCGCCGAGGGACGCCTCGAGGCGTTCGGCGATTCGGTCGGCGCGCTTGGTCGACTCAACGGCGCGTGGTACGCCGACGAGCAGGGCGGCGTCTACCGGCCGCCCGCTGGCCGCCTTATCGACGCGCTGGCCGACCGGCCGTCGGTCCGCGGCGTCGGCCAGTCCTCGTGGGGACCGGCCGTCTACGGCGTGACCGACGCGTCGCTGGCGGATACCGCCCGGTCGGTCGCAGAGGAGGCACTGACCGAGGCCGGCGTCGATGGCAACGTGCGGGTCGTCGCCCCGCGGAACGAGGGCGCGCGAATAACCCGGCAAAACAGCTGA
- the ilvD gene encoding dihydroxy-acid dehydratase, translating into MSQQDTPDREPGDYDKPEDLRSREVTEGAERAPHRAMFRAMGFDDEDLASPLVGIANPAADITPCNVHLDDVAQSALDGVDDAGGMPIEFGTITISDAISMGTEGMKASLISREVIADSVELVSFGERMDALVTVAGCDKNLPGMMMAAIRTDLPSVFLYGGSILPGQHEGRDVTIVNVFEGVGAYAEGDISGEELDDLERQACPGAGSCGGMYTANTMASISEALGLAPLGSASAPAEFDERYEIAERAGELVLECIQEDRRPSDILTRKSFENAIALQTAIGGSTNAVLHLLALAAEAGVDLDIEDFDEISRRTPKIADLAPGGSHVMSDLHEIGGVPVVIRRLMEAGLFHGDQMTVTGRTIEEELELLEDTGALPDDEDIDAEFLYTIDEPKFPEGAIKILKGNLAPEGAVLKATGQDEFYHEGPARIFENEEKAMKYVQEGHIESGDVIIIRNEGPQGGPGMREMLGVTAAVVGAGHEDDVALLTDGRFSGGTRGPMIGHVAPEAYVGGPIAALEDGDHITVDIPERTISVDLTDEELETRLEDWEPPEPNYTNGVLAKYGQTFGSAANGAVTNPGVKRDD; encoded by the coding sequence ATGAGTCAACAGGACACGCCCGACCGCGAGCCGGGCGACTACGACAAACCAGAGGACCTCCGGAGCCGCGAGGTGACGGAGGGTGCCGAGCGCGCGCCGCACCGCGCCATGTTCCGCGCGATGGGCTTCGACGACGAGGACCTCGCTTCCCCGCTTGTCGGCATCGCCAACCCCGCCGCCGACATCACGCCGTGTAACGTCCACCTCGACGACGTCGCCCAGTCCGCCCTCGACGGCGTCGACGACGCCGGCGGTATGCCCATCGAGTTCGGCACCATCACCATCTCCGACGCCATCTCGATGGGGACTGAGGGAATGAAGGCCTCCCTCATCTCCCGGGAGGTCATCGCCGACTCCGTCGAACTGGTCTCCTTCGGCGAGCGCATGGACGCCCTCGTCACCGTCGCCGGCTGTGACAAGAACCTCCCCGGAATGATGATGGCCGCCATTCGGACGGACCTTCCCTCCGTGTTCCTCTACGGTGGCTCCATCCTCCCCGGCCAACACGAGGGCCGGGACGTCACCATCGTCAACGTCTTCGAGGGCGTCGGCGCCTACGCCGAAGGCGACATCTCCGGCGAGGAACTCGACGACCTCGAACGGCAGGCCTGTCCCGGTGCGGGCTCCTGCGGTGGGATGTACACCGCCAACACGATGGCCTCCATCTCGGAGGCGCTCGGCCTCGCACCGCTCGGGTCGGCCTCCGCGCCCGCCGAGTTCGACGAACGCTACGAAATCGCCGAGCGCGCCGGCGAACTCGTCCTCGAATGTATCCAGGAGGACCGCCGCCCCTCGGACATCCTCACCCGGAAATCCTTCGAGAACGCCATCGCGCTCCAGACGGCCATCGGTGGCTCCACGAACGCCGTCCTCCACCTGCTCGCGCTGGCCGCCGAGGCCGGCGTCGACCTCGATATCGAGGACTTCGACGAAATCTCGCGTCGGACGCCCAAAATCGCGGACCTCGCCCCCGGCGGGTCCCACGTCATGAGCGACCTCCACGAAATCGGCGGCGTCCCGGTCGTCATCCGCCGACTGATGGAGGCGGGTCTCTTCCACGGCGACCAGATGACCGTCACCGGCCGCACCATCGAGGAGGAACTCGAACTGCTGGAGGATACCGGCGCGCTTCCCGACGACGAGGACATCGACGCCGAGTTCCTCTACACCATCGACGAACCGAAGTTCCCCGAAGGTGCCATCAAAATCCTCAAGGGCAACCTCGCCCCCGAGGGCGCCGTCCTCAAGGCGACCGGTCAGGACGAATTCTACCACGAGGGCCCCGCCCGAATCTTCGAAAACGAGGAGAAGGCCATGAAGTACGTTCAGGAGGGCCACATCGAATCGGGCGACGTCATCATCATCCGCAACGAGGGCCCGCAGGGCGGCCCCGGCATGCGCGAGATGCTCGGCGTCACCGCCGCCGTCGTCGGCGCTGGCCACGAGGACGACGTCGCGCTCCTGACTGACGGCCGCTTCTCCGGCGGTACCCGTGGCCCGATGATCGGCCACGTCGCCCCCGAGGCCTACGTCGGTGGTCCCATCGCTGCACTCGAAGACGGCGACCACATCACCGTCGACATCCCCGAACGGACCATCTCGGTCGACCTGACCGACGAGGAACTCGAAACGCGCCTCGAAGATTGGGAACCGCCCGAACCCAACTACACGAACGGCGTCCTCGCGAAGTACGGTCAGACGTTCGGATCGGCCGCCAACGGTGCGGTCACGAACCCCGGCGTCAAGCGCGACGACTGA
- a CDS encoding acyl-CoA dehydrogenase family protein, with protein sequence MEYHDSEQATELAARAREFVDDVVIPTEREHLGDGPVGEDVIEELREEARERNVYCPQIDEAHGGMGMDLSDVLPLFEEAGRSLLGAAAMRVDAPDEGNMHTLELVGTEEQKEEWLEPLVEGEIRSAFGMTEPRDGAGSDPKMLKTTARKEGDEYVINGHKWWTTQGSHADVILLMAVTDQDVHPYKGASIILVPTDADGVEMVRDIPHLGPDLDGHGHAEFRFNDVRVPEENLLGQENTGFAIAQQRLGPARLTHCMRFSGMARRALTIAKAYMKEREAFGTDLAQKQSLRYDIADKETELHAARTMVRHAAEEIARGEQARVPVSMSKVFTANVCQEAIDLAIQCTGGSGISRDLPLADFYEGVRAFRIVDGADEVHQRVIARDAFDGAEEHTDELENLPTF encoded by the coding sequence CGAACATCTCGGCGACGGCCCGGTCGGTGAGGACGTCATCGAAGAACTCCGCGAGGAGGCCCGCGAACGGAACGTCTATTGCCCGCAAATAGACGAGGCACACGGCGGCATGGGCATGGACCTCAGTGATGTCCTGCCCCTCTTCGAGGAGGCCGGCCGTTCGCTTCTCGGCGCCGCCGCGATGCGCGTCGACGCACCCGACGAGGGGAACATGCACACCCTCGAACTCGTCGGCACCGAGGAACAGAAAGAGGAATGGCTCGAACCGCTCGTCGAAGGCGAAATCCGGTCGGCCTTCGGCATGACCGAACCCCGAGACGGTGCCGGTTCGGACCCCAAGATGCTCAAAACGACCGCCCGGAAGGAGGGCGACGAATACGTCATCAACGGCCACAAGTGGTGGACCACACAGGGATCCCACGCCGACGTCATCCTCCTGATGGCCGTCACCGACCAGGACGTCCACCCCTACAAGGGCGCTTCCATCATCCTCGTCCCCACCGACGCCGACGGCGTCGAGATGGTTCGGGACATCCCCCACCTCGGCCCGGACCTCGACGGCCACGGCCACGCAGAGTTCCGGTTCAACGACGTGCGCGTGCCCGAAGAGAACCTCCTCGGCCAGGAGAACACCGGCTTCGCCATCGCCCAGCAGCGTCTCGGTCCCGCCCGACTGACCCACTGTATGCGCTTCTCGGGGATGGCACGCCGCGCGCTCACCATCGCGAAGGCGTACATGAAGGAACGGGAGGCCTTCGGTACCGACCTCGCCCAGAAGCAGTCGCTCCGCTACGACATCGCGGACAAGGAGACCGAACTCCACGCCGCGCGGACGATGGTCCGCCACGCTGCCGAGGAAATCGCTCGCGGCGAGCAGGCGCGCGTGCCCGTCTCCATGTCCAAAGTCTTCACCGCCAACGTCTGTCAGGAAGCCATCGACCTCGCCATCCAGTGTACCGGCGGCTCCGGCATCTCCCGGGACCTCCCGCTGGCGGACTTCTACGAGGGCGTCCGCGCCTTCCGTATCGTCGACGGGGCCGACGAGGTCCACCAGCGCGTCATCGCCCGTGACGCCTTCGACGGCGCCGAGGAGCACACCGACGAGTTGGAGAACCTTCCCACATTCTAA